One Pagrus major chromosome 11, Pma_NU_1.0 genomic region harbors:
- the LOC141004969 gene encoding uncharacterized protein, giving the protein MNWDNQLSSILSVADGSVAKMRERLTSPGKFAKGGDGGCTVADLFPVRERIHESDQEPPALPPRAPLLRQPSPSLSPGVQWADLASIQSQLQIQSQAIESLTQKLHDIERERQSQQLHIQTLQDEVHMLRERERDESRRGQSPGAERRMEQWKREVGRELSTLRGHITRATSLGNLEESFSSKLRREELEHLRREVDQLKTRLRRQEEDAFLQQAEARETRRQYEHSCKTLEELTDSYRSHSTDLAKTVSQYSHTQEEVRQIRTIVSELKEEVRRLILREHEPTPLLSAHTSGASQLPFSHSRGVRVEEEDSDSEDFSPTPSLAEVSSDDLSWLDDKDSALHQKPRVRLSVQSRRSDFAGPASDLEDDDDDNDDLLDDDVNPDLGSDLSLDDL; this is encoded by the exons ATGAACTGGGACAACCAGCTGAGCTCTATCCTGTCAGTAGCAGATGGCAGCGTTGCAAAAATGAGG GAGAGACTGACCTCACCGGGGAAGTTCGCcaaaggaggagatggagggtgCACTGTTGCAG ATTTGTTTCCAGTGAGGGAGAGGATTCATGAGTCAGATCAGGagcctcctgctcttcctcctcgaGCCCCACTTCTCCGACAGCCTTCCCCATCCCTCAGTCCTGGTGTTCAGTGGGCAGACCTGGCTTCTATCCAGTCACAGCTCCAGATACAGAGCCAG gcAATTGAGTCTCTCACCCAGAAACTCCATGACATCGAGAGGGAAAGACAGTCTCAACAGTTACACATCCAGACGCTACAAG aCGAGGTGCACATgctgagggagagggagagggatgaGTCGAGGCGGGGACAGAGTCCTGGAGCGGAGAGAAGGATGGAGCAGTGGAAGAGAGAGGTGGGACGTGAGCTCAGCACTCTGCGGGGACACATCACCAGAGCCACGTCGCTAGGCAACCTGGAGGAGAG TTTCAGCTCAAAGCTCCGCAGGGAGGAGCTAGAACACCTGCGGAGAGAGGTGGACCAGCTGAAGACACGACTAA ggagacaggaggaggacgCGTTCCTCCAGCAGGCAGAGGCCAGAGAGACCAGGAGACAGTACGAACACAGCTGCAAG ACGCTGGAGGAGCTGACAGACAGCTACAGAAGTCACAGCACAGATCTGGCAAAGACTGTCTCTcagtattcacacacacaagaggaGGTCCGCCAGATCAG AACAATTGTGTcagagctgaaggaggaggTCAGGAGACTTATTCTACGAGAACATGAACCTACACCTTTGCTCTCAGCGCACACATCAG GGGCATCACAGCTCCCTTTCAGCCACAGCAGAGGGGTCAGAGTTGAAGAGGAGGACTCTGACTCAGAGGATTTCAGCCCGACCCCGAGCTTGGCTGAGGTCAGCTCAGATGATCTGTCCTGGCTGGATGACAAAGACTCTG CTCTTCATCAGAAGCCACGAGTACGTCTGAGCGTTCAGTCCAGACGAAGCGACTTTGCTGGTCCGGCATCAGATCTGGAGGATGAcgatgatgacaatgatgatcTCCTCGATGATGACGTGAACCCAGATTTAGGATCTGACCTCAGTCTTGATGATCTCTGA
- the LOC141005366 gene encoding uncharacterized protein: MMKSKLWAALCALLLIINLGSADHHDDGPAAATNASVSGGAETAPEAPTAEPVPVSSLDTISHAVTQPSLSGPDGNSSSRVINSLSSNTTTEGKNVSVTAETKKDNGTATVAPTEAAGPEKNQTDPTTPQPAIPSSGSHAPASPTPLTSTTTTTSLTSTAPTTIADASTTTTPPTNTSHQAGIPLPDSTAPSNTSSTTVPIPESPKSETTTTTTTTIVTQSTSTSSTSSTQGPLNTESHTEKLTSLQPDEHPETTTIAGQKSTVLPSSSTSAQAKAHADPSQLNDTTMVHNTPTLDPLLAGLVSAFIITAVIITLLLFLKLRRRDNRPEFRRLQDLPMDDMMEDTPLSMYSY; this comes from the exons ATGATGAAGAGCAAACTCTGGGCTGCTCTTTGCGCGCTGCTGCTCATTATTAACTTGGGATCAGCTGATCACCATG ACGATGGCCCTGCCGCTGCAACAAATGCTTCAGTAAGTGGTGGCGCTGAGACGGCTCCCGAGGCTCCAACTGCAGAGCCTGTGCCTGTCTCCAGCCTGGACACCATCAGCCACGCTGTTACCCAACCTTCACTGAGTGGCCCTGATGGAAATTCAAGTTCAAGAGTCATCAACAGTTTGAGTAGCAACACAACTACAGAAGGGAAAAATGTCTCTGTGACGgctgaaacaaagaaagataatG GGACTGCCACTGTTGCTCCCACAGAGGCTGCAGGTCCTGAAAAGAATCAAACAGATCCGACGACACCGCAGCCTGCGATCCCTTCGTCTGGGAGCCACGCCCCCGCCTCTCCCACCCCACttacctccaccaccaccaccaccagcctcACAAGCACAGCTCCCACTACCATTGCAGACGCCTCTACGACCACCACACCACCTACGAACACATCGCACCAAGCCGGAATTCCACTTCCTGACTCCACTGCACCATCAAACACCTCGTCTACTACTGTCCCAATACCTGAGTCACCAAAGTCTGAaactaccactactaccactaccaccATCGTCACCCAGTCCACTTCAACATCCAGCACCAGCTCCACTCAAGGGCCCCTCAATACTGAGTCGCATACGGAGAAGCTCACATCTTTACAGCCCGACGAACACCCTGAGACCACCACCATAGCCGGGCAAAAGTCTACCGTCCTCCCGTCGAGCAGCACCTCCGCGCAGGCCAAAGCCCATGCCGACCCCTCCCAGCTCAACGACA cgACGATGGTCCATAACACTCCGACATTAGACCCCCTACTGGCTGGCCTGGTGTCAGCCTTCATCATCACTGCTGTCATCAtcactctgctcctcttcctcaaaCTGCGCCGAAGAGACAACCGACCGGAGTTCCGCAGGCTGCAGGATCTACCTATG gATGATATGATGGAGGACACACCATTGTCCATGTACAGCTACTGA